A DNA window from Helianthus annuus cultivar XRQ/B chromosome 15, HanXRQr2.0-SUNRISE, whole genome shotgun sequence contains the following coding sequences:
- the LOC110911474 gene encoding LEAF RUST 10 DISEASE-RESISTANCE LOCUS RECEPTOR-LIKE PROTEIN KINASE-like 2.5 isoform X5: MEDTQTQGRKLIKILVTVLGISFGVGFVTLSVVIILCFRRKIKMRKDAKYNVKVEMFLKNHEFLVPKRYSYAQVEKITSSFKVKLGKGGFGTVYKGVLRNQNQVAVKVLNEVKSNGEDFINEVASVGRTSHVNIVSLMGFCLEGRQRALIYEFMPNGSLERFINNQGSSSSSQLIGWEKLHQIAIGIARGLEYLYRGCSTRILHFDIKPHNILLDDDFCPKISDFGMAKLFREKESKIFVSHMRGTPGYIAPEIFSRSFGEISHKSDVYSYGMMILEMVGGRKNIEVGVDNTSEIYFPHWIYKKVELHDEQLGLNEIVSEEENKTARKMIIVGLWCIQTNPLTRPSITKVLEMLEGDVASLEIPPKPYISSPSSGVEENEKSSVGM; the protein is encoded by the exons TTACAGTTCTCGGCATAAGCTTTGGCGTAGGCTTTGTAACATTATCAGTCGTCATAATCTTATGCTTCAGAAGGAAAATTAAAATGAGGAAAGATGCAAAgtacaatgtcaaagttgaaatgtttctaaaGAATCACGAATTCCTAGTTCCAAAAAGGTACTCTTATGCACAAGTTGAGAAGATAACAAGCTCGTTTAAGGTCAAACTAGGCAAAGGTGGTTTTGGTACTGTGTATAAAGGAGTGCTAAGAAACCAAAACCAAGTAGCGGTGAAGGTTTTAAATGAAGTGAAGAGTAATGGGGAAGATTTCATTAATGAAGTTGCAAGTGTAGGTAGAACTTCACATGTTAATATTGTAAGCCTTATGGGATTTTGTTTGGAGGGTCGCCAAAGAGCTTTAATCTACGAATTCATGCCCAATGGTTCCCTAGAGAGGTTCATAAACAATCAAGGTTCTTCGAGTAGTAGCCAACTAATTGGATGGGAAAAGTTGCACCAGATCGCAATTGGGATTGCTAGAGGTCTAGAGTATTTGTATAGGGGTTGTAGCACACGGAtactacattttgacataaagcCACATAATATCCTACTGGATGATGATTTTTGTCCTAAGATATCTGACTTTGGCATGGCTAAGTTGTTCCGTGAGAAAGAAAGCAAGATATTCGTGTCCCATATGAGAGGAACGCCCGGTTATATTGCTCCTGAAATATTTTCTCGGAGCTTTGGAGAGATTTCTCACAAATCAGATGTATATAGTTATGGAATGATGATTTTAGAAATGGTCGGAGGGAGAAAAAATATTGAAGTTGGAGTTGATAATACAAGTGAGATATACTTTCCTCACTGGATATATAAGAAGGTTGAATTGCATGATGAACAACTTGGACTGAATGAGATTGTGAGTGAAGAAGAAAATAAGACTGCAAGGAAAATGATCATTGTGGGGTTGTGGTGCATACAAACGAATCCCTTGACCCGACCTTCAATCACTAAAGTGTTGGAAATGTTAGAAGGAGACGTAGCATCATTGGAAATCCCTCCTAAACCTTATATATCATCTCCATCAAG TGGAGTGGAAGAAAATGAAAAAAGTTCTGTTGGGATGTGA
- the LOC110911474 gene encoding PR5-like receptor kinase isoform X6, which yields MEDTQTQGRKLIKILVLGISFGVGFVTLSVVIILCFRRKIKMRKDAKYNVKVEMFLKNHEFLVPKRYSYAQVEKITSSFKVKLGKGGFGTVYKGVLRNQNQVAVKVLNEVKSNGEDFINEVASVGRTSHVNIVSLMGFCLEGRQRALIYEFMPNGSLERFINNQGSSSSSQLIGWEKLHQIAIGIARGLEYLYRGCSTRILHFDIKPHNILLDDDFCPKISDFGMAKLFREKESKIFVSHMRGTPGYIAPEIFSRSFGEISHKSDVYSYGMMILEMVGGRKNIEVGVDNTSEIYFPHWIYKKVELHDEQLGLNEIVSEEENKTARKMIIVGLWCIQTNPLTRPSITKVLEMLEGDVASLEIPPKPYISSPSSGVEENEKSSVGM from the exons TTCTCGGCATAAGCTTTGGCGTAGGCTTTGTAACATTATCAGTCGTCATAATCTTATGCTTCAGAAGGAAAATTAAAATGAGGAAAGATGCAAAgtacaatgtcaaagttgaaatgtttctaaaGAATCACGAATTCCTAGTTCCAAAAAGGTACTCTTATGCACAAGTTGAGAAGATAACAAGCTCGTTTAAGGTCAAACTAGGCAAAGGTGGTTTTGGTACTGTGTATAAAGGAGTGCTAAGAAACCAAAACCAAGTAGCGGTGAAGGTTTTAAATGAAGTGAAGAGTAATGGGGAAGATTTCATTAATGAAGTTGCAAGTGTAGGTAGAACTTCACATGTTAATATTGTAAGCCTTATGGGATTTTGTTTGGAGGGTCGCCAAAGAGCTTTAATCTACGAATTCATGCCCAATGGTTCCCTAGAGAGGTTCATAAACAATCAAGGTTCTTCGAGTAGTAGCCAACTAATTGGATGGGAAAAGTTGCACCAGATCGCAATTGGGATTGCTAGAGGTCTAGAGTATTTGTATAGGGGTTGTAGCACACGGAtactacattttgacataaagcCACATAATATCCTACTGGATGATGATTTTTGTCCTAAGATATCTGACTTTGGCATGGCTAAGTTGTTCCGTGAGAAAGAAAGCAAGATATTCGTGTCCCATATGAGAGGAACGCCCGGTTATATTGCTCCTGAAATATTTTCTCGGAGCTTTGGAGAGATTTCTCACAAATCAGATGTATATAGTTATGGAATGATGATTTTAGAAATGGTCGGAGGGAGAAAAAATATTGAAGTTGGAGTTGATAATACAAGTGAGATATACTTTCCTCACTGGATATATAAGAAGGTTGAATTGCATGATGAACAACTTGGACTGAATGAGATTGTGAGTGAAGAAGAAAATAAGACTGCAAGGAAAATGATCATTGTGGGGTTGTGGTGCATACAAACGAATCCCTTGACCCGACCTTCAATCACTAAAGTGTTGGAAATGTTAGAAGGAGACGTAGCATCATTGGAAATCCCTCCTAAACCTTATATATCATCTCCATCAAG TGGAGTGGAAGAAAATGAAAAAAGTTCTGTTGGGATGTGA